A genomic segment from Halomonas sp. TA22 encodes:
- a CDS encoding urease subunit beta yields the protein MVPGEYQLKDGEIELCTGRERISVEVANTGDRPIQIGSHYHFAEANPALRFDRDKSRGYRLDVAAGTAIRFEPGQSREVTLIPFAGTRHIYGFRGDVMGPLDGGKS from the coding sequence ATGGTTCCAGGAGAGTATCAGTTGAAGGACGGCGAGATCGAGCTCTGCACGGGGCGCGAGAGAATCAGCGTCGAGGTTGCCAATACCGGCGACCGTCCCATCCAGATCGGCTCGCACTATCACTTTGCCGAGGCCAATCCGGCACTGCGCTTCGACCGCGACAAGAGCCGCGGTTACCGCCTCGACGTTGCCGCCGGCACGGCAATTCGCTTCGAGCCTGGCCAGAGCCGCGAGGTGACCTTGATCCCCTTCGCCGGCACACGCCATATCTACGGTTTTCGCGGTGACGTCATGGGACCGCTGGACGGAGGCAAATCATGA
- the urtD gene encoding urea ABC transporter ATP-binding protein UrtD: MSLMKSLGKRDRVFDFLVPSVSPVDVRHGPILYMEDVTVSFDGFKAINNLNLTIDDGELRCIIGPNGAGKTTMMDIITGKTRPDEGKVWFGSRHNLLTMSEPQIATLGIGRKFQKPTVFEALSVFENLELAMTADKRVLPTLTARMSGAVRERIDEVLELTGLIELRHRPAGILSHGQKQWLEIGMLLMQRPRLLLVDEPVAGMTEQEMERTAELLVGLAGKQSVVVVEHDMGFVRSIARKVTVLHQGSVLAEGSMDQVQSDPRVIEVYLGESEEAA, from the coding sequence ATGAGCCTGATGAAATCGCTTGGCAAACGCGATCGCGTCTTCGACTTCCTGGTGCCATCGGTATCGCCGGTGGATGTGCGCCACGGGCCGATCCTCTACATGGAGGATGTCACCGTGAGCTTCGATGGCTTCAAGGCGATCAACAATCTCAACCTGACCATCGACGATGGCGAGTTGCGCTGCATCATCGGCCCCAATGGGGCCGGCAAGACCACCATGATGGACATCATCACAGGCAAGACCCGCCCCGACGAGGGCAAGGTGTGGTTCGGCAGCCGCCACAACCTGCTGACCATGAGCGAGCCGCAGATCGCCACGCTCGGTATCGGGCGCAAATTCCAGAAGCCCACGGTGTTCGAGGCGCTCAGTGTATTCGAGAACCTCGAGCTCGCCATGACCGCCGACAAGCGTGTTCTCCCCACCCTCACCGCGCGCATGAGCGGTGCGGTGCGCGAGCGCATCGACGAGGTGCTCGAACTCACCGGGCTTATCGAGCTGCGCCACCGTCCGGCGGGCATTCTCTCCCACGGCCAGAAGCAGTGGCTGGAGATCGGCATGCTGCTCATGCAGCGTCCACGCCTGTTGCTGGTCGACGAGCCGGTGGCCGGCATGACCGAGCAGGAGATGGAGCGCACCGCCGAGCTACTCGTCGGCCTTGCCGGCAAGCAGTCGGTGGTGGTGGTCGAACACGACATGGGCTTCGTGCGCTCGATCGCCCGCAAGGTCACGGTGCTGCACCAGGGCAGCGTGCTTGCCGAAGGCAGCATGGATCAGGTGCAAAGCGACCCCAGGGTGATCGAGGTCTACCTTGGTGAAAGCGAGGAGGCTGCTTGA
- a CDS encoding urease accessory protein UreD: MTIIEKLTPAPCDPCEPQPNLSGHRFDDQRRWAASLELGFEARPEHAGTLTRMVRARHQGPLRVQRPFYPEGRGEACHVYLLHPPGGLVSGDALSITARVEQGAHVLLTTPAAAKLYKADSHGVAWSQYTQLTVAPGGILEWLPQETLCFDGSQGEQRTSIELAGDARCLGWEIMALGRPASDLPFASGRIEQRFRLTRDGRPLWLERQVLEPTHPRFQGRWGQGGASVQATLWAVGLDDQQAAVEALREALPATPDWAVTQRHGVLLLRYLGDSRNQAWDLCQSAWEILRPRLIGRAAHVPRIWLT; this comes from the coding sequence ATGACGATTATTGAAAAGCTGACGCCAGCCCCGTGTGATCCATGTGAGCCGCAGCCCAACCTCTCCGGCCATCGCTTCGATGATCAGAGACGCTGGGCCGCCTCTCTCGAGCTGGGCTTCGAGGCGCGCCCTGAGCATGCCGGCACGCTGACGCGCATGGTGCGCGCGCGTCATCAGGGGCCGCTGCGCGTGCAGCGGCCCTTCTATCCGGAAGGTCGCGGCGAGGCCTGTCATGTCTATCTGCTGCACCCCCCCGGCGGCCTGGTCAGCGGCGATGCCCTGTCGATCACCGCCCGAGTGGAGCAAGGCGCCCATGTGTTGCTCACCACGCCGGCGGCTGCCAAGCTCTACAAGGCCGATAGCCATGGCGTGGCCTGGTCGCAATACACTCAGCTCACGGTGGCGCCGGGCGGCATACTCGAATGGCTGCCCCAGGAGACGCTCTGCTTCGACGGCTCCCAGGGTGAACAGCGCACAAGCATCGAGCTGGCTGGCGATGCCCGCTGCCTGGGCTGGGAGATCATGGCGCTTGGTCGCCCGGCCAGCGATCTGCCGTTCGCCTCGGGGCGTATCGAGCAGCGCTTCCGCCTGACTCGGGATGGCCGCCCGCTGTGGCTCGAGCGGCAAGTGCTCGAGCCCACTCATCCGCGCTTTCAGGGGCGTTGGGGGCAGGGCGGGGCCAGCGTGCAGGCAACGCTCTGGGCGGTGGGGCTGGATGACCAGCAGGCCGCCGTGGAGGCACTGCGCGAGGCGCTGCCCGCCACGCCCGACTGGGCGGTAACGCAGCGCCACGGGGTGCTGCTGCTGCGCTATCTTGGCGATTCGCGCAACCAGGCCTGGGACCTTTGCCAGAGTGCCTGGGAAATACTCAGGCCGCGCTTGATCGGTCGCGCCGCGCATGTGCCGCGTATCTGGTTGACCTAA
- a CDS encoding urease subunit gamma, whose protein sequence is MELTPRDKDKLLLFTAALLAERRRERGLKLNYPEAVALISAEIMEGARDGRSVAELMSAGREILTRDDVMEGVAEMVDEVQVEATFPDGTKLVTVHSPIV, encoded by the coding sequence ATGGAACTGACCCCTCGAGACAAGGACAAGCTGCTGCTGTTCACGGCGGCACTGCTGGCCGAGCGCCGCCGTGAGCGTGGGCTCAAGCTCAACTACCCCGAGGCCGTGGCGCTGATCAGCGCCGAGATCATGGAGGGGGCTCGCGACGGCAGGAGCGTGGCCGAGCTGATGAGTGCCGGGCGCGAGATACTGACCCGCGACGATGTGATGGAGGGGGTGGCCGAGATGGTCGATGAGGTGCAGGTCGAAGCCACCTTCCCCGACGGGACCAAGCTGGTCACCGTTCATTCACCCATCGTATGA
- the urtE gene encoding urea ABC transporter ATP-binding subunit UrtE: MLKVEKLNQFYGESHTLWDLDLDVPAGQCTCVMGRNGVGKTTLLKCVMGEVATHDGSLRYADDVELTRKRIEERSRLGIGYVPQGRQIFPLLTVEENLRTGLAARSDGRRSIPERIYELFPVLKEMRHRRGGDLSGGQQQQLAIGRALVIEPRLLILDEPGEGIQPNIVTLIGEVIRKLIDEDGLTVLLVEQKLPFARKYADRFVIMDRGRQVAKGPIAELSDALIKQHLTV; the protein is encoded by the coding sequence ATGCTCAAGGTCGAAAAACTCAACCAGTTCTATGGCGAGAGCCACACCTTGTGGGATCTCGACCTCGACGTGCCCGCCGGGCAATGCACCTGCGTGATGGGGCGCAACGGCGTGGGCAAGACCACCTTGCTCAAGTGCGTGATGGGCGAGGTCGCGACTCACGATGGCAGCCTGCGCTATGCCGACGATGTCGAGCTCACCCGCAAGCGCATCGAGGAGCGCTCGCGGCTGGGTATCGGCTACGTGCCTCAGGGCCGCCAGATCTTTCCGCTGCTCACGGTGGAGGAGAACCTGCGTACCGGGCTCGCCGCACGCAGCGACGGCAGGCGTAGCATCCCCGAGCGTATCTACGAGCTGTTCCCGGTACTCAAGGAGATGCGCCACCGGCGCGGCGGCGATCTCTCTGGCGGCCAGCAGCAGCAGCTCGCCATCGGCCGGGCGCTGGTGATCGAGCCGCGGCTGCTGATCCTCGACGAGCCGGGCGAGGGCATCCAGCCCAATATCGTCACTTTGATCGGCGAGGTGATCCGCAAGCTGATCGACGAGGATGGCCTGACCGTGCTGCTGGTCGAGCAGAAACTGCCTTTCGCTCGCAAGTATGCCGACCGCTTCGTTATCATGGATCGCGGCCGACAGGTCGCCAAGGGACCCATCGCCGAACTCTCCGACGCGCTGATCAAACAGCACCTGACGGTATGA